From a region of the Chloroflexota bacterium genome:
- a CDS encoding molybdopterin oxidoreductase family protein, producing the protein MAQLPRSELDIIAAFGPHLAHAQGQRLEAGVEPDRLVKTHCCFCGQQCGIQLKVKDNTVIGFEPWYDFPFNQGMLCPKGVKRYLQGAHPDRLLTALERDPASSGGFRPIEYAAAIQRVAGEIARIQEKYGNSAFGILSGASLTTEKTYLMGKFARMCLKTPYIDYNGRLCMVSAGAANKKSFGIDRAANAWDDMLHTDVVWISGANVSECAPITTSYVWRARENGAKIIVVDPRITPIARTCDLYLPIKPGRDIALFNGILHLMIKNDWLDHDFINNHTVGFEAVAEHVAAWTPKRTAEVTGIAEKGIQQAAEIWGTAKTSFMTHARGIEHHTHGVQNVMGAISLVLASGRIGRPNCGYATITGQANGQGGREHGQKCDQLPGWRDLANPEHRQHIANIWDMPVEDMPQPGVDAYEIFRKIETGEIKGLLSLCFNPKVSLPDSEYVSAMLDKLEFYSSIDFFLNDSARHADIVLPGSLQEEDEGTVTQAEGRVIKINQAIQSPGAARQDWRIIQDIAKALGRSKGFTFNEPREIFDELRRASKGGVADYSGISYEKIEAQGGVFWPCPSDDHPGTPRLFEPNSWNPVARGAGPFYFPDGKARFNVSPYTPPAEDVDAEYPLMLTTGRVISHFLSGTQTRRIGPLVDQYAEPRIEIHPQLAMRHNIQEGDWVTAQTRRGEITLRAQLVRTIRPDTIFVPYHWAGQKSINRLTIAAQDPISKIPEYKVCAVRIAKATQAPAYASQLEPQQ; encoded by the coding sequence ATGGCACAGCTACCCCGTTCTGAACTCGATATTATTGCAGCATTTGGCCCGCACCTCGCTCATGCCCAAGGTCAACGGCTTGAAGCTGGAGTGGAGCCAGATCGCTTGGTCAAAACCCATTGTTGCTTTTGTGGTCAGCAATGCGGTATTCAACTCAAAGTCAAAGATAACACCGTGATTGGCTTTGAGCCGTGGTACGACTTTCCATTTAACCAAGGCATGCTCTGCCCCAAAGGCGTGAAACGCTACTTACAAGGAGCGCATCCCGACCGCTTGCTGACTGCCTTGGAGCGTGATCCTGCTAGTAGCGGCGGTTTTCGGCCAATTGAGTATGCTGCGGCAATTCAGCGGGTTGCTGGCGAGATTGCCCGCATCCAAGAAAAATATGGCAACAGCGCCTTTGGCATTCTCTCAGGCGCTAGTTTGACCACCGAAAAAACCTATCTCATGGGCAAATTTGCCCGTATGTGCCTCAAAACACCTTATATCGATTACAACGGACGCTTATGCATGGTTAGTGCTGGCGCTGCCAACAAAAAATCGTTTGGCATCGACCGCGCCGCCAATGCCTGGGACGACATGCTACATACCGATGTGGTCTGGATTAGCGGGGCGAATGTGTCCGAATGTGCGCCAATTACTACCAGCTATGTGTGGCGAGCACGCGAAAACGGAGCCAAAATTATCGTGGTTGACCCGCGCATCACACCAATTGCCCGTACTTGCGACTTGTATTTGCCAATTAAGCCAGGCCGCGATATTGCCCTGTTCAACGGCATTTTGCACCTGATGATCAAAAACGATTGGCTGGATCATGACTTTATCAACAATCATACAGTTGGCTTTGAGGCCGTAGCCGAGCATGTTGCCGCTTGGACACCTAAGCGCACTGCCGAAGTTACGGGTATTGCCGAAAAAGGCATTCAACAAGCCGCCGAAATTTGGGGCACGGCCAAAACTTCGTTTATGACCCATGCCCGTGGCATTGAACACCATACCCATGGCGTGCAAAATGTTATGGGTGCAATCAGTTTGGTGCTCGCTTCGGGCCGCATCGGGCGACCAAATTGTGGCTATGCGACGATTACGGGGCAAGCCAATGGCCAAGGTGGCCGCGAGCATGGCCAAAAATGCGACCAATTGCCAGGCTGGCGCGATTTGGCTAACCCCGAACATCGCCAACATATCGCCAATATTTGGGATATGCCAGTCGAAGATATGCCGCAACCTGGGGTTGATGCCTACGAAATTTTTCGCAAAATCGAAACTGGCGAGATCAAAGGCTTGCTCAGTTTGTGCTTCAATCCCAAGGTTTCGCTGCCCGATAGCGAATATGTCAGCGCGATGCTCGACAAACTGGAATTTTATAGCTCGATTGATTTTTTCTTGAATGATAGTGCCCGCCATGCCGATATTGTCTTGCCTGGCTCGCTGCAAGAGGAAGATGAAGGCACGGTGACCCAAGCCGAAGGTCGGGTGATCAAAATCAATCAGGCAATTCAGTCGCCTGGGGCTGCTCGCCAAGATTGGCGAATTATTCAGGATATTGCTAAGGCTTTGGGGCGCAGCAAGGGCTTTACATTTAACGAGCCACGCGAGATTTTCGATGAATTGCGCCGAGCTTCCAAAGGTGGCGTTGCCGATTATTCAGGCATTAGCTACGAGAAAATCGAAGCCCAAGGCGGGGTTTTCTGGCCATGTCCCAGCGATGATCATCCCGGTACGCCGCGCTTATTCGAGCCAAATTCGTGGAATCCAGTTGCCAGAGGTGCTGGGCCGTTCTACTTCCCCGATGGTAAAGCCCGCTTTAATGTTTCGCCCTACACCCCGCCCGCCGAAGATGTTGATGCCGAATATCCTTTAATGTTGACGACCGGACGGGTGATTAGCCACTTCCTTTCGGGCACGCAAACCCGCCGGATCGGTCCCTTGGTTGATCAATATGCAGAGCCACGGATTGAAATTCACCCACAACTGGCCATGCGCCACAACATCCAAGAAGGTGATTGGGTGACGGCTCAAACGCGGCGCGGCGAAATTACCCTGCGGGCACAGTTGGTTCGCACAATTCGCCCCGATACGATCTTTGTGCCCTATCACTGGGCTGGCCAAAAGAGCATCAATCGCTTAACAATCGCCGCCCAAGACCCAATCTCGAAAATTCCTGAGTATAAGGTTTGTGCGGTGCGGATTGCCAAAGCGACCCAAGCGCCTGCTTATGCCAGCCAACTTGAGCCACAGCAATAG
- a CDS encoding 4Fe-4S binding protein, whose product MPEAQYEFFIDPSRCIGCQSCVQACSECDTHKGRAMIHLEFVNRQYSTQTAPVVCMHCNSPTCAEVCPADAIKKTPDGVVQTARKPRCIACNNCVLACPFGVPKMNSEAELMMKCDMCYDRTSIGKAPMCASVCPSGALYYGTREQIEAQRPRSMPVNQFQFGQQVISTKVHMMVPRTAQPEHIDVLSAMHDHTSGQDIFLMMHED is encoded by the coding sequence ATGCCTGAAGCCCAATATGAATTTTTTATCGATCCCAGCCGCTGTATTGGCTGCCAATCGTGTGTGCAAGCCTGTAGCGAGTGCGATACCCACAAAGGCCGCGCAATGATTCACCTTGAATTTGTGAATCGCCAGTATTCGACTCAAACTGCGCCAGTGGTGTGTATGCACTGCAATTCGCCAACCTGTGCCGAGGTTTGTCCGGCGGATGCGATTAAGAAAACGCCTGATGGGGTAGTGCAAACCGCCCGCAAACCCCGCTGTATTGCCTGTAATAACTGTGTGCTGGCCTGCCCGTTTGGTGTGCCCAAGATGAATAGCGAAGCCGAACTGATGATGAAATGCGATATGTGTTATGACCGAACTTCGATAGGCAAAGCGCCGATGTGTGCCTCGGTCTGCCCAAGTGGTGCTTTATACTACGGGACGCGCGAGCAAATTGAAGCCCAACGTCCCCGCTCGATGCCTGTGAATCAATTTCAATTTGGTCAGCAAGTTATCAGCACAAAAGTCCATATGATGGTGCCCCGAACCGCCCAACCAGAACACATCGACGTGCTTTCGGCCATGCATGATCACACCAGCGGCCAAGATATTTTCTTGATGATGCATGAGGATTAA
- a CDS encoding Rieske (2Fe-2S) protein: MTHDHDELSLSPDGLPLCQQPQWRQDFPIDVAQDNYVSRREFAKFLVLISSAFSAGQFWILFKNWQRNQAAAPPAQKIANLADIPVGGTLLFRYPNEHEPCILVRPDEHTLVAYSQKCTHLSCAVIPNVAENKIVCPCHQGYFSLDEGRPLAGPPQRPLPRIHVEVQGDEVFATSVELRSI; this comes from the coding sequence ATGACCCACGATCACGATGAACTTTCGTTGTCCCCCGATGGCCTGCCATTGTGCCAACAACCACAATGGCGGCAAGATTTTCCAATCGATGTGGCTCAAGATAACTATGTTTCACGGCGTGAATTTGCTAAATTTTTGGTGTTGATTAGCTCGGCGTTTAGTGCTGGCCAATTTTGGATTTTGTTTAAAAATTGGCAGCGCAACCAAGCCGCCGCGCCGCCAGCCCAAAAAATCGCCAATTTAGCTGATATTCCGGTTGGTGGAACGCTGCTATTTCGTTACCCCAACGAGCATGAGCCATGCATTTTGGTGCGACCTGATGAGCATACCTTGGTTGCCTATAGCCAAAAATGCACCCATCTTTCATGTGCAGTGATTCCCAACGTCGCCGAAAATAAAATCGTCTGCCCATGCCACCAAGGCTACTTCAGCTTGGATGAAGGCCGACCATTAGCGGGGCCACCGCAACGCCCATTGCCACGCATTCATGTTGAGGTGCAAGGCGATGAGGTGTTTGCAACCTCGGTGGAGTTACGCAGCATATGA
- a CDS encoding MFS transporter: MTAQATANGGQARGNLGQLILATGAFAICFAIFGSVSAMMPTIKTDLNLTPVQVSVALALPVLLGSLGRIPLGMLTDRYGGRVVFSAVMAGSIIPSLGMGWVETYNQLLIAAFGCGLALASFSVGVGFVSGWYPPQRQGFALGVYGAGNAGQSLAAFGAPVLAANLGYQWGFWVFSALTVVWLICFMLFARNAPRQGPAKSLSQILQPMSSPKSWILSLYYFLTFGGFVAMTVYLPTLLTDLFRISKTDAGLRTAGFVLVATAARPFGGVLADKIGGTTILKWVFPITTCMAGLMAFSNVMPFTIGALGMAAAIGLGNGAVFKLVPEYFPQSVGIVTGLVGAAGGLGGFFPPLLLGYIRQQTGSFSYGFVALAMFTLVCWFVLYYNNRPRRPTPQLA; encoded by the coding sequence ATGACTGCTCAAGCAACGGCCAATGGCGGCCAAGCCCGTGGCAATTTGGGCCAATTAATCCTCGCAACTGGCGCATTTGCCATCTGTTTTGCGATTTTCGGCTCGGTTTCGGCCATGATGCCAACTATTAAAACTGATTTGAATCTTACTCCAGTTCAGGTAAGCGTTGCGCTAGCCTTGCCCGTGCTGCTCGGTAGTTTGGGCCGGATTCCCTTGGGGATGCTGACTGACCGCTATGGTGGGCGGGTGGTGTTTAGCGCGGTGATGGCTGGCTCGATTATTCCATCACTCGGTATGGGCTGGGTCGAAACGTACAACCAACTCTTGATTGCGGCGTTTGGTTGTGGCTTGGCTTTAGCTAGCTTTTCGGTTGGGGTCGGCTTTGTGAGTGGCTGGTATCCGCCGCAACGTCAAGGCTTTGCCCTAGGCGTGTATGGTGCTGGCAATGCTGGGCAATCGTTGGCCGCGTTTGGCGCACCAGTGCTAGCCGCCAATTTAGGCTATCAATGGGGCTTTTGGGTTTTTTCGGCTTTGACCGTGGTTTGGCTAATTTGCTTTATGCTCTTTGCCCGCAATGCACCGCGCCAAGGGCCAGCCAAAAGCTTGAGCCAAATTTTACAGCCGATGAGCAGCCCCAAAAGCTGGATTTTGAGCCTCTACTACTTTTTGACCTTTGGTGGGTTTGTGGCGATGACGGTTTATCTGCCAACCTTGCTGACCGATTTATTTCGTATCAGCAAAACCGATGCTGGCTTGCGAACTGCTGGCTTTGTGTTGGTTGCCACCGCCGCACGGCCATTTGGCGGCGTGTTGGCCGATAAAATTGGCGGTACGACGATTTTGAAATGGGTTTTTCCAATCACCACCTGTATGGCAGGCTTGATGGCTTTCAGCAATGTTATGCCATTTACGATTGGAGCCTTGGGCATGGCAGCGGCAATTGGTTTAGGCAATGGGGCGGTGTTCAAACTCGTGCCCGAATATTTCCCGCAATCGGTGGGGATTGTGACCGGCTTGGTGGGTGCGGCTGGTGGTTTAGGCGGCTTCTTCCCGCCTTTGCTGCTGGGCTACATTCGCCAACAAACTGGCTCGTTTAGCTATGGTTTTGTGGCTTTGGCGATGTTTACGCTTGTTTGCTGGTTTGTGCTCTACTACAATAATCGCCCTCGCCGCCCAACTCCTCAATTGGCTTAA
- a CDS encoding DinB family protein, which produces MNVVAFRHFYNYHFAQNRQLLDDYVAQLSAEQFVQAVDYSLGSVRNQLVHIISVDQAWFSGLRGVEFLEMLDPNQFPDLATLRAYWANIEATMREYLANLQDADLQTKPLDGEDENLIVWQVLLQVVNHGTDHRAQILRLCHDFGIKTSSQDYIFYVYEHPEA; this is translated from the coding sequence ATGAATGTCGTCGCATTTCGTCATTTTTACAATTATCACTTTGCTCAAAATCGCCAGCTTTTAGATGATTATGTCGCGCAATTATCTGCTGAGCAATTTGTGCAAGCTGTCGATTATTCGCTTGGCTCGGTGCGTAACCAACTGGTGCACATAATCAGCGTTGATCAAGCATGGTTTAGCGGCTTACGTGGTGTAGAATTCCTAGAAATGCTCGATCCCAATCAGTTCCCTGATCTGGCAACGCTGCGGGCTTATTGGGCGAACATCGAGGCTACGATGCGCGAATATCTGGCCAATTTGCAGGATGCCGATTTGCAAACCAAGCCGCTTGATGGCGAGGATGAAAATTTAATTGTTTGGCAGGTATTACTGCAAGTGGTGAATCATGGCACCGACCATCGTGCTCAAATCTTGCGCTTGTGCCACGATTTTGGCATAAAAACCAGTTCACAAGATTATATTTTTTATGTCTATGAGCATCCCGAAGCTTAA
- a CDS encoding glycosyltransferase family 2 protein, whose amino-acid sequence MKSITVALPAYNEAENIPAMVEEVVNTLESLGRAYEVIVVNDGSRDNTAAVVRDLEARYPHVRLVDHAVNQGYGAAVWTGLTSAKTDLVFFTDADRQFDLGELPKLLAKIDQADLVVGYRSPRRDPLMRRLNGWGWSRLVTLLFGYTARDIDCAFKLMQRHVVDTLKTEVQSRGATFSAEFLVRAKRAGFRFEEVAINGHRPRVAGNPTGAKLSVILRAFRELIAVRSELARQEQTKAKHI is encoded by the coding sequence GTGAAAAGCATCACGGTGGCCTTACCCGCCTATAACGAAGCTGAAAATATTCCGGCCATGGTTGAGGAAGTGGTCAATACCCTCGAAAGCCTTGGTCGCGCCTATGAAGTTATTGTCGTCAACGATGGGAGCCGCGATAATACTGCGGCGGTTGTGCGTGACCTAGAAGCTCGCTATCCGCATGTTCGTTTGGTCGATCATGCGGTGAACCAAGGCTATGGCGCTGCGGTTTGGACAGGTCTGACTAGCGCAAAAACCGATTTGGTCTTTTTTACCGATGCTGATCGCCAATTTGACCTTGGCGAGTTGCCAAAATTGCTGGCCAAAATTGATCAAGCCGATTTGGTGGTTGGCTATCGCTCACCACGCCGCGACCCGCTGATGCGGCGATTGAATGGCTGGGGCTGGAGCCGCTTGGTTACCTTGTTGTTTGGCTATACCGCTCGTGATATTGATTGCGCCTTCAAATTGATGCAACGCCATGTGGTCGATACGCTCAAAACTGAAGTTCAATCACGCGGGGCCACGTTTAGCGCCGAATTTTTGGTTCGCGCCAAACGGGCTGGCTTTCGCTTTGAAGAAGTTGCGATCAATGGTCATCGCCCACGGGTAGCCGGCAATCCGACCGGAGCCAAACTGAGCGTCATTCTGCGAGCCTTCCGGGAATTAATTGCTGTGCGCAGCGAATTAGCACGCCAAGAGCAAACCAAGGCCAAACATATTTAA
- a CDS encoding SOS response-associated peptidase, protein MCGRYSITANGQQIALRFGVQVAGDWQAHYNAAPSQNLPVILNRDPQSVQWLRWGLVPHWAKDPNIGHKMINARAETLLEKPSFREPLRKRRCLVLADGYYEWQATPNGKQPMRFVLEDTQPFAMAGLWEEWNAGTTPLATFTVITTSANPMAAAVHNRMPVILEPETEREWLNPAADVADLLPLLTPFAGEKMQVYPVSTRLNSPSNDDSSLIARSAI, encoded by the coding sequence ATGTGTGGACGCTATTCGATCACTGCCAATGGGCAGCAAATTGCTTTACGTTTTGGGGTTCAAGTGGCAGGCGATTGGCAAGCTCACTATAATGCAGCGCCAAGCCAGAATTTACCAGTCATTCTCAATCGTGATCCGCAAAGCGTGCAATGGTTACGTTGGGGTTTAGTGCCCCATTGGGCCAAAGATCCAAATATTGGCCATAAAATGATTAATGCTCGAGCCGAAACACTCCTAGAAAAACCCAGTTTTCGTGAGCCACTGCGGAAACGTCGCTGTTTGGTGTTGGCCGATGGCTACTATGAATGGCAGGCAACTCCCAATGGCAAGCAACCAATGCGCTTTGTGCTCGAAGATACTCAGCCATTTGCCATGGCGGGTTTGTGGGAAGAATGGAATGCTGGCACAACTCCCTTAGCCACATTTACGGTTATTACGACCTCGGCCAATCCCATGGCGGCAGCGGTGCATAATCGTATGCCAGTGATCCTTGAGCCGGAAACCGAGCGTGAGTGGCTCAATCCTGCTGCTGATGTGGCTGATCTGCTGCCGTTGTTAACGCCGTTTGCTGGTGAAAAAATGCAGGTTTATCCAGTTTCGACCCGCCTAAATTCACCAAGCAACGATGACTCAAGCTTAATTGCGAGATCTGCAATTTAA
- a CDS encoding tetratricopeptide repeat protein, whose translation MQARWFAYVPPYLVPRLLDQRASSATQTTKHGQAVVLFADIAGFTPLSEALGQHDSHGTETLTRLLNRCFAPLIDVIERFGGMISTFGGDAITALFPINQPQRTQRVAARAVRCALEMQSLMEQLGAIEIQATKWRLTLKIGIAAGHVLYTTVGDPTKRCVAVVGGSALLRSAEAENQARSGDVIIDYASLDCEQFKRETLDQRFAKVLGLEQSVRAQPIRWPEPITPHPPAQFDAYLHPTIAQQVREGRTAFINERRSVTLLFVNFDAPDYDRDPFAAERLNHYFREVLRIVERYDGYLNKVEIGDKGSSFLVLFGAPVAHENDSDRAAHCALELRALPEFEARIGINTGFVFCGLIGSERRQEYTVIGDTVNLAARLMQQASQGQILLTEATQETLSSTFLTAPLPAVRVKGRSELVELHELTDLRQTAIRGQEPIYALPMVGRSQELQSVGELLSSIKQGHGQVLGITGEAGMGKSRLVAEIRRIARAQRVAVYSGECLSYGTTISYLLWHNLWRSFFNVDPEWPLDLQMLQLRAQLALIDQDLLDWMPLLASALRLPIPDQSLTKLLDIKSRKMLLESLLVDCLRYRANETPLLLVLEDCHWIDSLSNDLLARITKAIRDVPVLIVLAYRPSAERDQTMWHELRQLEHWHEIELQEFTLEETAELVRLKIKQLLGNRQAPSEQLVSKLTDRAQGNPFYIEELINLVVERQPDLSDPKAVAQLDLPDSLHRLIISRIDQLEEATKHTLKVASVIGRLFKANWLWGAYPQLGSAEQVKQQLNTLSRMDLTPLDRDEPELEYLFKHVVTQEVAYQSLPLATRAALHEQVGDYLVETYGVEGAADLLAHHYGMSNNLDKRRNYFRKAGDAAAARYATDVALSYYERCLPLLEAHETLDIFFAMGEIYKHTGRWHEADAIYRRLLNQAQQQQQLSALARVWCEIADVQSSQGLHNDALQSIQPALEYAQQARDQRTHCKILMRMSWIASYQGQLQQAWQTSQAAVAIAREANDAHSLALALKTHGYMNVLQGQFALAEQLFAEGLGLHRQLGQREDEGRMLNVMGEAARHRGDFQHAVELYQQALVIGRELRNPERLIMFLSNLGGALVGLGTYETAIATLNEAFELARSTTWYGIAETYRFRAEAAIGLGYPDEAIRHIIQAHHAARERQQTLELCAALRVLGSALSQLNAPILLPPSLPTTPLSCFEQALSMAEASGSQAEVAAIQLALAEHWQRQQQTTKAQAAWQQAYTIYGQLGMDALQQRVAQYLS comes from the coding sequence ATGCAAGCACGCTGGTTTGCTTATGTGCCGCCGTATCTTGTCCCACGATTGCTTGATCAACGGGCCTCTTCTGCAACTCAAACAACGAAACATGGCCAAGCCGTGGTGCTTTTCGCCGATATCGCAGGCTTTACGCCGCTCAGTGAGGCGCTTGGCCAACACGATTCGCATGGAACTGAAACCCTAACCCGCCTATTAAATCGCTGTTTTGCCCCATTAATTGATGTGATCGAGCGCTTTGGCGGCATGATTAGCACATTTGGCGGCGATGCAATTACCGCGTTATTTCCGATTAATCAACCACAACGCACCCAACGCGTCGCCGCCCGCGCCGTCCGTTGTGCCCTCGAAATGCAAAGCCTGATGGAGCAATTGGGCGCAATCGAAATTCAAGCAACCAAATGGCGTTTGACCCTCAAAATTGGCATTGCCGCAGGCCATGTGCTCTATACCACGGTCGGCGATCCGACGAAGCGCTGTGTTGCGGTGGTTGGTGGTTCGGCATTGTTACGCTCTGCCGAGGCCGAAAATCAGGCTCGTTCTGGCGATGTGATTATTGATTATGCCTCGTTGGATTGCGAGCAGTTCAAGCGTGAGACGCTCGATCAGCGTTTTGCCAAGGTGCTTGGGCTTGAGCAAAGTGTGCGGGCGCAGCCAATTCGCTGGCCTGAACCAATCACCCCGCATCCACCTGCCCAATTCGATGCCTACTTGCACCCAACAATTGCCCAACAAGTGCGTGAAGGTCGTACCGCGTTTATCAACGAGCGCCGTTCGGTTACGCTGTTGTTTGTTAATTTCGATGCCCCCGATTATGATCGCGATCCATTTGCCGCCGAACGGCTCAACCATTACTTTCGCGAGGTGCTACGGATCGTCGAGCGCTACGATGGCTATCTGAATAAAGTTGAAATTGGCGATAAAGGTAGTAGTTTTTTGGTGCTGTTTGGTGCACCAGTTGCCCACGAAAATGATAGTGATCGGGCGGCGCATTGTGCTTTAGAGCTTCGCGCTTTGCCTGAATTTGAGGCTCGCATCGGCATCAACACTGGATTTGTCTTTTGTGGCTTGATTGGCTCGGAGCGTCGTCAAGAATATACCGTGATTGGCGATACGGTCAATTTGGCGGCGCGGTTGATGCAGCAAGCCAGCCAAGGCCAAATTTTGCTGACTGAAGCCACCCAAGAAACCCTTAGTTCAACCTTTTTAACTGCGCCATTGCCAGCCGTTCGGGTCAAAGGTCGTAGTGAATTGGTCGAATTACACGAATTAACCGATTTGCGCCAGACCGCGATTCGTGGCCAAGAGCCAATTTATGCTTTGCCAATGGTCGGGCGCAGCCAAGAGTTACAATCTGTCGGCGAATTACTTAGTAGCATCAAGCAGGGCCATGGCCAAGTTTTGGGGATTACGGGCGAAGCTGGCATGGGCAAATCGCGGCTGGTGGCCGAAATTCGCCGGATTGCGCGGGCGCAACGGGTGGCGGTGTATAGCGGCGAGTGCCTTTCGTATGGCACAACCATTAGCTATTTGCTCTGGCATAACTTGTGGCGCTCGTTTTTCAATGTTGATCCTGAGTGGCCGCTCGATTTGCAAATGTTGCAGTTGCGGGCGCAATTAGCCCTGATCGATCAAGATTTATTAGATTGGATGCCGCTGCTGGCCAGTGCACTACGCCTGCCAATTCCCGATCAATCCTTGACCAAATTGCTGGATATTAAGTCGCGCAAGATGCTACTTGAATCGCTGCTGGTGGATTGTTTGCGTTATCGTGCCAACGAAACGCCATTGTTGCTGGTGCTCGAAGATTGCCATTGGATCGATTCGCTCTCGAATGATTTGCTGGCGCGGATTACTAAGGCGATTCGCGATGTGCCTGTGCTGATTGTGCTGGCCTATCGACCTTCCGCCGAGCGTGATCAAACGATGTGGCACGAGTTACGCCAGCTTGAACATTGGCACGAAATCGAATTACAAGAATTTACGCTCGAAGAAACTGCCGAATTGGTGCGGCTCAAAATCAAACAACTGCTCGGCAATCGCCAAGCACCATCCGAGCAGTTGGTTAGCAAATTGACCGATCGGGCCCAAGGCAACCCATTTTATATTGAAGAATTGATTAATTTGGTGGTTGAACGCCAGCCCGATTTGAGCGACCCCAAGGCCGTGGCCCAACTGGATTTGCCTGATAGCTTACACCGCTTGATCATCAGCCGAATTGACCAGCTTGAAGAAGCAACCAAGCATACACTCAAAGTTGCCAGCGTAATTGGTCGTCTATTCAAAGCTAATTGGCTGTGGGGCGCATACCCGCAACTGGGCAGTGCCGAGCAAGTAAAACAGCAACTCAACACCCTGAGTCGTATGGATCTTACGCCGCTTGATCGTGATGAGCCTGAGCTTGAATACCTGTTTAAACATGTGGTCACCCAAGAAGTTGCCTACCAAAGCTTGCCCTTAGCAACTCGTGCTGCGCTCCACGAGCAGGTTGGCGATTATTTGGTTGAAACCTATGGCGTGGAAGGCGCTGCCGATTTGTTGGCGCACCACTATGGCATGAGCAATAATCTTGATAAACGGCGCAACTATTTTCGCAAGGCTGGCGATGCGGCGGCGGCGCGATATGCTACTGATGTGGCTTTGAGCTATTACGAACGCTGTTTGCCCTTGCTTGAAGCCCATGAAACGCTTGATATTTTCTTCGCGATGGGCGAAATCTACAAACATACTGGGCGTTGGCACGAGGCCGATGCAATTTATCGGCGTTTGTTGAACCAAGCCCAACAGCAACAGCAACTTTCAGCTTTGGCCCGCGTGTGGTGTGAAATTGCCGATGTTCAAAGCAGTCAAGGTTTGCATAACGATGCATTACAAAGCATTCAACCAGCTTTGGAATATGCCCAACAAGCGCGGGATCAGCGTACCCATTGCAAAATTTTGATGCGCATGAGTTGGATTGCCAGCTATCAAGGCCAACTGCAGCAGGCTTGGCAAACCAGTCAAGCGGCGGTGGCGATCGCCCGTGAAGCCAATGATGCCCATAGTTTGGCCTTGGCACTGAAAACCCATGGCTATATGAATGTCTTACAAGGCCAATTTGCGCTTGCCGAGCAGCTATTTGCTGAAGGCCTCGGATTGCACCGCCAACTCGGCCAGCGCGAAGATGAAGGCCGTATGCTGAATGTGATGGGTGAGGCTGCCCGCCATCGCGGCGATTTTCAGCATGCCGTCGAGCTGTATCAACAAGCCTTGGTCATTGGCCGCGAGTTGCGCAATCCTGAACGGTTAATCATGTTTTTGAGCAATTTGGGGGGGGCATTGGTGGGGCTTGGCACGTATGAAACCGCGATTGCCACCTTGAACGAGGCTTTTGAACTTGCGCGTTCGACCACGTGGTATGGGATCGCGGAAACCTATCGTTTTCGGGCTGAGGCTGCGATTGGCTTGGGCTATCCTGATGAGGCAATTCGCCATATTATCCAAGCGCATCATGCTGCTCGCGAACGCCAACAAACCCTCGAATTATGCGCTGCACTGCGGGTTTTGGGCAGTGCCTTGAGCCAATTGAATGCACCAATCCTCTTGCCACCAAGCTTGCCAACTACCCCACTGAGCTGCTTTGAACAGGCCTTGAGCATGGCCGAGGCTAGTGGTTCGCAAGCTGAGGTTGCTGCGATTCAGCTGGCCTTGGCCGAGCATTGGCAGCGTCAACAACAAACAACCAAAGCCCAAGCGGCTTGGCAGCAAGCGTATACAATCTATGGCCAATTGGGCATGGATGCGCTGCAACAACGGGTAGCCCAATATTTGAGCTAG